One Candidatus Krumholzibacteriota bacterium DNA window includes the following coding sequences:
- the dnaX gene encoding DNA polymerase III subunit gamma/tau, translated as MSYLVLARKWRPQTFADVVGQDHVVRTLEKAVEKGRLAHAYLFAGPRGCGKTTTARLLSKVINCENPAGNEPCNACPSCEAVAAGRHLDVIEIDGASNRGIDEIRDLREKIGYAPSQGKSKIYIIDEVHMLTQQAFNALLKTLEEPPPHVYLVFATTEPHKVPATILSRCQRFNFKRLELGEIRGQLEKICRLEKIAYAEDALLMIARRAEGSLRDAESLMDQCISASEGEIDLPLVKRILGLVDSALVFRLLRAVAAHDQAGALDTVDGVVAGGLDLEEFFLAWIEGLRNLMVLAASGGKRVEWLDLTDAEAAELAEIGGVFRIEDLLFLFRSASRAFRDFKGASQPRYLIEAAVAEAASWESAVELGDLIARLDRVGGGETGGGATAGKEPARRAAPRAAGRNGSAATGTAAGADAPGRPAASRGERDAERAAAESAGRADEAETAETDDADTPSDADTPAPPPRAGAASLAGTDGPLGGPKEWERFLAQVREAKLTLGIWLGSAEVLGVEGNRLRLGFGPQHRFAREMIREEKNKRIIESHLERFFGKALVVEAGEAAAGGPAAAGGPGAAAEPGLDLSGESPMLGRLVEEFDGRIVTDDGDDRRAGE; from the coding sequence CTTCGCCGACGTCGTGGGCCAGGACCACGTCGTCCGCACGCTCGAGAAGGCCGTCGAGAAGGGGCGGCTGGCGCACGCCTACCTCTTCGCCGGACCCCGCGGTTGCGGGAAGACGACGACGGCCAGGCTTCTTTCCAAGGTGATCAACTGCGAGAACCCCGCGGGGAACGAGCCCTGCAACGCCTGCCCGTCCTGCGAGGCGGTGGCCGCGGGGCGGCACCTCGACGTCATCGAGATCGACGGCGCGTCGAACCGGGGGATCGACGAGATCCGCGACCTGCGCGAGAAGATCGGGTACGCCCCGTCGCAGGGGAAGAGCAAGATCTACATCATCGACGAGGTCCACATGCTCACCCAGCAGGCGTTCAACGCCCTGCTGAAGACCCTCGAGGAGCCCCCGCCGCACGTCTACCTCGTCTTCGCGACGACCGAGCCGCACAAGGTGCCGGCGACGATCCTGTCCCGGTGCCAGCGGTTCAACTTCAAGCGGCTCGAGCTCGGCGAGATCCGCGGGCAGCTCGAGAAGATCTGCCGGCTCGAGAAGATCGCCTACGCCGAGGACGCGCTGCTCATGATCGCGCGCCGCGCAGAGGGAAGCCTCCGCGACGCGGAGAGCCTCATGGACCAGTGCATCTCCGCGTCGGAGGGCGAGATCGACCTGCCGCTCGTCAAGAGGATACTCGGGCTCGTCGACTCGGCGCTCGTCTTCCGCCTGCTCCGCGCAGTCGCAGCGCACGACCAAGCGGGCGCGCTCGACACGGTGGACGGCGTCGTCGCGGGCGGGCTCGATCTCGAGGAGTTCTTCCTCGCCTGGATCGAGGGGCTGCGCAACCTCATGGTCCTCGCCGCCTCGGGCGGGAAGCGTGTCGAGTGGCTCGATCTCACCGACGCGGAGGCGGCGGAACTCGCCGAGATCGGCGGGGTTTTCCGCATCGAGGATCTCCTCTTCCTCTTCCGCTCGGCGAGCCGTGCATTCCGCGATTTCAAGGGGGCGTCTCAGCCGCGGTATTTGATCGAGGCGGCCGTCGCCGAGGCGGCCTCGTGGGAATCGGCCGTGGAGCTCGGCGATCTCATCGCCCGCCTCGACCGTGTCGGCGGGGGCGAAACCGGCGGCGGCGCGACCGCCGGCAAGGAGCCGGCCCGGCGCGCCGCGCCGCGGGCCGCCGGACGAAACGGATCGGCCGCGACGGGGACCGCGGCCGGGGCGGACGCCCCCGGGCGGCCGGCCGCGTCCCGCGGCGAACGGGACGCGGAACGGGCGGCGGCGGAATCCGCCGGTCGCGCGGACGAGGCGGAGACGGCCGAAACAGACGATGCGGACACGCCGAGCGATGCGGACACGCCTGCGCCGCCGCCGCGCGCGGGCGCGGCTTCGCTCGCCGGCACGGACGGCCCGCTCGGCGGGCCGAAGGAATGGGAACGGTTTCTCGCACAGGTGCGCGAGGCCAAGCTCACCCTCGGCATCTGGCTCGGCTCGGCCGAGGTCCTCGGCGTCGAGGGAAACCGGCTTCGTCTCGGGTTCGGTCCCCAGCACCGTTTCGCGCGGGAGATGATTCGCGAGGAGAAGAACAAGCGCATCATCGAGAGTCACCTCGAGAGGTTCTTCGGCAAGGCCCTCGTCGTCGAGGCGGGCGAGGCCGCCGCCGGCGGCCCGGCGGCGGCGGGGGGACCAGGCGCGGCGGCGGAGCCGGGACTCGATCTCTCCGGGGAATCGCCGATGCTCGGGCGTCTCGTCGAGGAGTTCGATGGCAGAATAGTTACCGATGACGGCGATGACAGGAGGGCAGGGGAATGA
- a CDS encoding YbaB/EbfC family nucleoid-associated protein: MKNLGKLMKQAQQVQARMAEMQAQLAERRIEASAGGGMVTVVMSGAHEIVSVSIDPEVVDREDVEMLEDLVAAAVNEARRRVDEMVRDEMAQLTGGMPLPGLFT; encoded by the coding sequence ATGAAGAACCTCGGCAAGCTCATGAAACAGGCGCAGCAGGTCCAGGCGCGAATGGCCGAGATGCAGGCGCAACTGGCGGAACGGCGGATCGAGGCCTCGGCCGGCGGCGGCATGGTCACCGTGGTCATGAGCGGCGCCCACGAGATCGTCTCGGTGTCGATCGATCCGGAAGTGGTTGATCGCGAAGACGTTGAGATGCTCGAGGATCTCGTCGCGGCGGCCGTGAACGAGGCGCGGCGCCGTGTCGACGAGATGGTCCGGGATGAGATGGCCCAGCTCACCGGCGGGATGCCTTTGCCCGGTCTCTTCACCTGA
- the recR gene encoding recombination protein RecR, whose amino-acid sequence MYEGLPPLRALIDRFRALPGIGEKTARRLAFAILEMDTEEVRRFAEALLQVKERIGFCTRCGNLADGELCSICRDPGRIEGILCVVERPGDLYFLENSGQYRGRYHVLHGVLSPLDGVGPEDLNLPGLEKRVRDEGISEVIVATNPNVEGDTTSLYISRMLDGTGVTVTRPARGLPLGSSLEFVDTGTITKALEGRERI is encoded by the coding sequence ATGTACGAAGGTCTCCCGCCGCTCCGGGCGCTGATCGACCGGTTCCGCGCCTTGCCCGGTATCGGCGAGAAAACGGCTCGCAGACTTGCGTTTGCGATTCTCGAGATGGACACCGAGGAGGTCCGCCGGTTTGCCGAAGCACTCCTGCAGGTCAAGGAACGGATCGGATTCTGCACGCGTTGCGGAAACCTCGCGGACGGAGAGCTCTGCTCGATCTGCCGCGATCCCGGCCGAATCGAGGGCATCCTCTGCGTCGTTGAACGGCCCGGTGACCTTTACTTTCTTGAGAATTCCGGCCAGTACCGGGGCCGCTACCATGTTCTCCACGGGGTTCTTTCACCCCTTGATGGAGTTGGACCCGAGGATCTGAACCTCCCGGGTCTCGAGAAACGCGTGCGGGACGAAGGGATCAGTGAAGTCATCGTGGCGACGAATCCGAACGTCGAGGGAGACACGACATCGCTGTACATATCGCGCATGCTCGACGGGACGGGCGTGACGGTCACCCGGCCGGCGCGCGGCCTTCCACTGGGCTCCTCGCTCGAGTTCGTTGACACGGGCACGATCACCAAGGCCCTTGAAGGGCGGGAACGGATCTAG